In Bacteroidota bacterium, one genomic interval encodes:
- a CDS encoding T9SS type A sorting domain-containing protein: GFVGDVTGDGVDDLALVYDYDGNSTGYGYAVIVAGDRNLVSVQDNNPSSVPSSLKLEAYPNPFNPTTKIKYTLTTTGSVTLSIVSVSGELIEKRELGERLPGSYEEEINLGSKNAASGIYIAEITLNSGSEVKKERVKLQLLK; this comes from the coding sequence GGGGATTTGTGGGAGATGTAACAGGAGATGGAGTTGATGATTTAGCACTTGTATATGATTATGACGGTAATTCTACGGGATACGGCTATGCAGTAATAGTGGCGGGAGACAGGAATCTGGTATCTGTCCAGGATAATAATCCCTCTTCAGTTCCTTCATCTTTGAAGTTGGAAGCCTACCCCAACCCGTTTAATCCGACAACCAAAATAAAGTACACACTTACTACAACGGGTTCAGTGACACTTTCGATAGTCAGTGTATCAGGAGAACTGATTGAGAAACGGGAATTGGGAGAGCGACTTCCCGGCAGCTATGAAGAAGAAATAAACCTTGGTTCGAAAAACGCTGCATCGGGAATCTATATTGCAGAGATTACCCTGAATTCAGGCTCTGAGGTGAAAAAGGAGAGAGTGAAACTTCAACTATTAAAGTAG